The DNA region CAGGGGCTCCGGCGGGACGGGAGGGAGGACGCGCGGACGGCGGTGCGCGTCACGGCGAACCCGCCGCGGCGGCGGACGCGCGCTCGCGGCGCTTCACTTCGTCCCACAGGGTGTCTAGCTCGGCGAGCGTGGCCTGTCCGAAAACGACGCCCCGCTCGCCGGCCAGCCCCTCCAGCGCCCGGAAGCGGCGCTCGAACTTGGCGTTGGCGCGGGCCAGCGCGGCGCTGGGATGGGCGCCCGCCAGGCGCGCCAGGTTGACGGCGGCGAAGAGCAGGTCGCCCAGCTCGTCCTCCAGCCGCTCCGGGTCGGCGGCGTCGAGCTCGCGCCCCACCTCGTCGGTTTCTTCGCGCACCTTTTCCCACGCGCCCCGCGGGTCGTCCCAGTCGAAGCCCACGCGGGCCACCCGGTCCTGCACGCGAAAGGCGCGGAGCAGCGGGTCCAGCCCCGCGGGAACGTCGTCCAGCACGCTCCCCGGCGGGCCGCCGCCGC from Longimicrobium sp. includes:
- the mazG gene encoding nucleoside triphosphate pyrophosphohydrolase; this translates as MSDSQAENSLPATPSGGVLDRALALVKFLRAGCPWDAAQTPSSLTRYLLEEAHEVAAAIGAGDAEALRGELGDLLLNVAFQVVIGEETGTFSREQVVAGLEQKMRRRHPHLYGLGPAEDWDTLKRRERGGGPPGSVLDDVPAGLDPLLRAFRVQDRVARVGFDWDDPRGAWEKVREETDEVGRELDAADPERLEDELGDLLFAAVNLARLAGAHPSAALARANAKFERRFRALEGLAGERGVVFGQATLAELDTLWDEVKRRERASAAAAGSP